A genomic stretch from Nodosilinea sp. PGN35 includes:
- a CDS encoding RNA methyltransferase → MVLFRSQYPDLPRHPLVVCASLVENPMNLGMLCRTAEAFRLESLVLSDLALAQNRKFRQGAVATHQWQPLEACPGEQLPQWLAERRQQGYSPIALDLDPQATPLPKLRFLERTVLVLGRELTGIPPTVGAACDRLVAIPQYGVVQSLNVQTAAALAIYAYLGQWGMPPRL, encoded by the coding sequence ATGGTGCTGTTTCGTAGCCAATATCCAGATCTGCCCCGTCACCCTCTGGTGGTGTGCGCCTCTTTGGTCGAAAACCCCATGAATTTGGGCATGCTGTGCCGCACTGCCGAGGCCTTTCGGCTAGAGAGCCTGGTGCTCAGCGATTTAGCGCTGGCCCAAAACCGCAAGTTTCGCCAAGGAGCGGTGGCAACCCACCAGTGGCAACCCCTGGAAGCCTGCCCTGGCGAGCAGCTGCCCCAGTGGCTGGCGGAGCGACGACAGCAGGGCTACAGCCCCATTGCCCTAGACCTAGACCCCCAGGCTACGCCCCTGCCCAAGCTGCGCTTTCTGGAGCGCACGGTGCTGGTGCTGGGGCGCGAGCTGACGGGCATTCCCCCGACGGTAGGAGCGGCCTGCGACCGGCTGGTGGCGATCCCGCAGTACGGGGTGGTGCAGTCGCTCAATGTGCAGACGGCGGCGGCCCTGGCGATCTACGCCTACCTCGGCCAGTGGGGAATGCCCCCTCGCCTTTAG
- a CDS encoding 2TM domain-containing protein, with protein sequence MPPRWPRKPTREDPAYRKLEDRINFAVHVAAFTAVNSGLWFFHTLNPEWVPWVSKVTLAWLPVLLANAVYIFAIADYSPTPLASPGDPDPNSEP encoded by the coding sequence ATGCCGCCCCGTTGGCCCCGTAAACCCACCCGAGAAGACCCCGCCTACCGCAAGCTAGAAGACCGGATCAATTTTGCGGTGCATGTGGCGGCGTTTACCGCTGTTAACTCGGGACTGTGGTTTTTTCATACCCTGAATCCTGAGTGGGTGCCCTGGGTAAGTAAAGTTACGCTGGCCTGGCTACCCGTGCTGCTGGCTAATGCTGTCTACATTTTTGCGATCGCAGACTACTCCCCCACGCCCCTGGCGTCCCCTGGCGATCCTGACCCCAATTCAGAGCCTTAG
- a CDS encoding DUF3181 family protein has translation MSDASTARAIESLAATIGDKVYLDVAKWHLYLRDAKLHTPLAEKLYPLVAGDKVTESAVADILTSTSVAIGGGQKTVTLADLIPASGKADLLEAIADYQRDL, from the coding sequence ATGTCTGACGCCTCTACCGCCCGCGCCATTGAGTCTTTAGCCGCCACCATTGGCGATAAGGTGTATCTCGATGTGGCCAAGTGGCACCTGTACCTAAGGGACGCCAAACTGCACACCCCCCTGGCCGAAAAGCTCTATCCCCTAGTGGCTGGCGACAAAGTGACCGAATCCGCTGTAGCGGACATTTTGACCAGTACGTCGGTGGCCATCGGCGGTGGGCAAAAGACCGTCACCCTGGCCGATCTAATCCCGGCGTCGGGTAAGGCCGACCTGCTGGAGGCGATCGCCGACTACCAGCGCGACCTGTAG
- a CDS encoding response regulator transcription factor has protein sequence MAEHTGNILLVDDEPGLREAVQAYLEDSGFTVRAASNAKEGWDLLQQETPDVLISDIMMPQVDGYAFLAQVRDDIRFRGLPVLFLTARGMTGDRIQGYNAGCDAYLSKPFDPEELVAVVSNLMGRRAAQTPDSGDLPDIAVMARQIEEIKAMLTQKGGIAKVASDIRIDLTPREQSVLDLVAEGLMNKEIASRLETSVRNVEKYVSRLFSKTGTNSRTELVRFALEHGMVTT, from the coding sequence ATGGCTGAGCACACCGGGAATATCTTACTGGTAGACGACGAGCCAGGTCTGCGCGAGGCGGTACAGGCCTACCTGGAGGACAGCGGTTTTACGGTGCGCGCCGCCAGCAACGCCAAGGAAGGCTGGGATCTCTTGCAGCAGGAAACGCCAGATGTCTTGATCTCCGACATCATGATGCCCCAGGTCGATGGCTACGCCTTTCTGGCCCAGGTGCGCGACGATATTCGCTTTAGGGGGCTGCCGGTGCTGTTTTTGACGGCGCGGGGTATGACTGGCGATCGCATCCAGGGCTATAACGCGGGCTGCGACGCCTACCTCTCCAAACCCTTCGACCCCGAAGAACTGGTGGCGGTGGTCAGCAATCTGATGGGTCGCCGCGCCGCCCAAACCCCCGACTCGGGCGACCTGCCCGACATCGCCGTCATGGCCCGCCAGATCGAAGAGATCAAGGCCATGCTGACCCAAAAAGGCGGCATCGCCAAGGTGGCTTCCGACATTCGCATCGACCTCACCCCCCGCGAGCAGAGCGTGCTCGACCTGGTGGCCGAGGGCCTAATGAATAAAGAAATCGCCAGCCGCCTGGAGACCAGCGTGCGCAACGTCGAAAAGTACGTCAGCCGCCTGTTTAGCAAGACCGGCACCAACAGCCGCACCGAGCTGGTGCGGTTTGCGCTGGAGCATGGCATGGTGACAACCTAG
- a CDS encoding four helix bundle protein, with translation MDEQAFKQRTKVLALRVIRLVEALPRKRSTDVIGRQLIRCGTSVGANYRAACRAKSVADLIAKLGIVEEEADECLYWLELLVEAGDISETQVKSLMQETNAIVAMTVASIKTLRSRKTNPKSKI, from the coding sequence TTGGATGAACAGGCTTTTAAGCAGCGGACAAAGGTGTTGGCGCTGCGGGTCATTCGGCTGGTGGAGGCGTTGCCGCGAAAGCGATCGACGGATGTAATTGGCAGACAGCTGATTCGGTGTGGAACGTCAGTCGGTGCAAACTATCGAGCCGCCTGTCGAGCTAAGTCGGTTGCGGATTTGATTGCCAAGCTTGGCATCGTAGAGGAAGAGGCAGATGAATGCCTTTACTGGCTGGAGCTTTTGGTAGAAGCGGGCGACATTTCTGAAACCCAAGTCAAAAGCCTCATGCAAGAAACTAACGCCATCGTTGCTATGACCGTTGCCTCCATCAAAACCCTGCGAAGCCGCAAAACCAATCCAAAATCCAAAATCTAA